One window of Triticum dicoccoides isolate Atlit2015 ecotype Zavitan chromosome 5A, WEW_v2.0, whole genome shotgun sequence genomic DNA carries:
- the LOC119299933 gene encoding UDP-glycosyltransferase 91B1-like: MDANADARSSSSPMHIVIFPWLAFGHMIPLLELAERLVARGHRVSFVSTPRNLSRLRPVVGVHFVALPLPRVDGLPEGAEATSDLPPSPGNLAELLLKAADGLVGPFSAFLDEGKKPDWYN; the protein is encoded by the coding sequence ATGGACGCCAACGCCGATGCCCGCTCCTCGTCCTCGCCCATGCACATCGTCATCTTCCCGTGGCTCGCGTTCGGGCACATGATCCCCTTGCTGGAGCTTGCAGAGCGCCTGGTGGCGCGCGGCCACCGCGTCtccttcgtctccacgccgcgcaacCTCAGCCGGCTCCGGCCGGTCGTCGGCGTCCACTTCGTCGCCCTGCCGCTGCCCCGCGTGGACGGCCTCCCGGAGGGAGCCGAGGCCACCTCCGACCTCCCGCCCAGTCCCGGCAACCTGGCCGAGCTTCTACTCAAGGCCGCCGACGGCCTCGTCGGCCCATTCTCCGCCTTCCTCGACGAGGGCAAGAAGCCAGATTGGTATAATTGA
- the LOC119302639 gene encoding uncharacterized protein LOC119302639 produces MPAPLAASWRRHASAAASSSTPRTLLLLVPVLILLVFVLSRAPDLTFAPATAASPHLPARLRPFDCYASPQASPVLASLVEGVPRPFLYSLADLGSLPDRPHRNIARLLKGKRFRKPDISQTIQELLAGEVGRGSGGGVVVDVGANVGMAAFAAAVMGFRVVAFEPVFENLQRVCDGVYLNRVQDQVVVYHAAASDRVGNITMHKVIGRLDNSAISATGAKLAFKSNEEVAVEVATIPLDEVIPDAERVVLIKIDVQGWESHVLRGASKLLSRRRGEAPYLIYEEDERLLQASNSSAQEIRAFLGSVGYNQCTRHGTDAHCTKE; encoded by the exons ATGCCGGCGCCGCTCGCCGCCTCCTGGCGCCGGCATGCCtccgccgcggcgtcctcctccacTCCCAGGACCCTCCTCTTGCTCGTCCCGGTTCTcatcctcctcgtcttcgtcctctccAGAGCCCCAGATCTCACCTTCGCCCCCGCCACTGCCGCCTCACCCCACCTCCCGGCCCGGCTCCGCCCCTTCGACTGCTACGCCTCGCCGCAGGCCTCCCCGGTCTTGGCCAGCCTCGTGGAGGGCGTGCCCCGCCCCTTCCTCTACTCCCTCGCCGACCTGGGGTCCCTCCCCGACCGCCCGCACCGGAACATCGCCCGCCTCCTCAAGGGCAAGCGCTTCCGCAAGCCCGACATCTCCCAGACAATCCAGGAACTGCTCGCGGGGGAGGTggggaggggctccggcggcggggtgGTGGTGGACGTCGGGGCCAATGTTGGGATGGCGGCCTTCGCGGCGGCCGTGATGGGGTTCCGGGTGGTGGCATTCGAGCCGGTATTCGAGAACCTGCAGCGGGTCTGCGACGGGGTGTACCTGAACCGGGTGCAGGACCAGGTGGTGGTGTATCATGCTGCAGCATCTGACCGGGTTGGGAACATCACAATGCATAAG GTGATCGGACGACTCGACAACAGTGCTATATCTGCAACTGGTGCGAAGTTAGCATTCAAATCTAATGAAGAAGTTGCTGTCGAGGTTGCTACAATCCCATTGGATGAAGTCATTCCAGATGCAGAGCGAGTGGTTCTGATCAAAATTGACGTTCAAGGTTGGGAATCTCATGTTCTGAGAGGTGCATCAAAGTTGCTCTCGAGGAGGAGAGGTGAAGCTCCCTACCTTATATACGAAGAGGACGAGCGCCTGCTGCAGGCGAGCAACAGTAGTGCACAAGAGATAAGGGCATTTCTTGGCAGTGTTGGTTACAATCAGTGTACGCGGCATGGGACGGATGCTCACTGTACAAAAGAATAG